A genomic segment from Nicotiana tabacum cultivar K326 chromosome 7, ASM71507v2, whole genome shotgun sequence encodes:
- the LOC107795461 gene encoding uncharacterized protein LOC107795461 has protein sequence MRSNRSVQIARSCFALSASFHGTLGYGVGNLGIETTLLFACLLSIIIGRGVLSVTTSLNVFKVATLSVAGVMPISATTVEDELMGTRVIIVILGVVPFLATTATDELMGTRVIVFLGSSNLPYVFWLLLLLSCFSFSPCRRFKN, from the exons ATGCGAAGCAATCGAAGTGTCCAAATTGCAAGAAGTTGTTTTGCTTTAAGTGCAAGCTTCCATGGCACGCTGGGTTACGGTGTGGGGAACTTAGGCATAGAAACGACGTTGCTTTTCGCGTGCTTGCTAAGCATAATAATTGGAAGAGGTGTCCTCAgtgtcactacttcgttgaacgTATTCAAGGTTGCAACTTTGTCCGTTGCAG GTGTGATGCCTATTTCTGCTACAACTGTGGAAGACGAGCTAATGGGCACTCGTGTGATTATTGTAATTCTAG GTGTGGTGCCCTTTCTTGCTACAACTGCGACAGACGAGTTAATGGGTACTCGTGTGATTGTGTTTCTCGGTTCTTCAAATTTACCATATGTTTTCTGGTTGCTTTTGTTATTATCCTGCTTCTCTTTTTCCCCTTGTAGAAGGTTTAAAAACTAG